In Pseudomonas sp. FP1742, the DNA window CTGAACAATGGAGCGCCTGAACCTCAAGGGCTGGTTGCCGATTCGCGTGTGGCAAGAGGCTGGAGCATGGCAAGTCGACTGGTGCTGGTTCGGTGACTCGCGGCTGCATCAGCCGTTTTTTCGTGATGCCGTGGAGGATGCGCTGCGGCTGCCGTTCAATCAGGCGTTTCGGCGGAAAACGGCGTTGTCGACCCTCGCGGACTGGCGGGCTTGCAGTCCCGGCCTGACGCCGAGCGCTTTTATCTTTCACGCGTCCCGCTGTGGCTCGACCCTGATCAGCCAGATGCTGGCGCGACTCGACAATCACATTGTCATCAGCGAACCACCGCCACTGGACGTGTTGCTGCGCAGCGATTTGCCTGCCGTCGAGCGTCGTGCCGCGATCAAGGGGTTACTGTCGGCCTACGGACAATGTCGACGTGGTGTGGAGCAACGGTTGGTGATCAAACTCGACGCCTGGAACATCGGTGAACTGCCGTTGCTGCGTGAATGCTTCCCCGAAACGCCGTGGCTGTTTCTTTATCGCGATCCGCTGGAAATCGCTGTCTCGCATCTGCGTCGCCCGGGCGTGCACATGGTGCCGGGGATGATCGGCGCCAGTGTGCTGGATGACGAACTTGCGTTCAGCGGCCGTGAGGATTACATCGCTCGGCGATTGGCGCGGTTGCTGGCGTCGGGGTTGGCGCAATGCCAGGCGTTTGGTGGCCGGGCGGTGAATTACAGCGAATTGCCGCAGGCCATGGCGGGGCGGTTGGCAACGTTCTTTGCTTTGGACATCGAGCAGCGCCGGCAGGTGTTTGCGGCGGCGGGGCAACATGCCAAGCAACCGTCGCAGGTGTTTGTCGACGACAGCGAAGGCAAGCATCGCGAAGCCTCGGCGTTGCTTCGTGAGCGGGTGGAACGCTGGGCGCGGGAACCGTATGAGGCGTTGGAAAAAGATCGGCTCAGGATTTTGACGACAAATCCGCCATCCCCTTGAGTAACTCGATCGGCAGCGGGAAGACGATGGTTGAACTCTTGTCCCCCGCGATCGCACTCAGCGTCTGCATGTAACGCAGCTGCATGGCTCCCGGCTGGCGCCCGAGCATTTCGGCAGCCTGCATGAGTTTTTCCGAGGCCTGCAATTCGCCTTCGGCGTGGATCACCTTGGCCCGGCGTTCCCGTTCGGCTTCGGCCTGTTTGGCGATGGCGCGAATCATCGATTCGTTGAGGTCTACGTGCTTGATCTCGACGGTGGCCACCTTGATGCCCCAGGCATCGGTCTGGGCATCGAGCACTTGCTGGACGTCGACGTTCAGTCGTTCCCGTTCGGCCAGCAACTCATCGAGTTCATGTTTACCGAGCACCGCCCGCAATGTGGTCTGGGCCAGTTGGCTGGTGGCCATGAGAAAGTCTTCGACCTGAATGATCGCCTTTTGCGGATCGAGCACGCGAAAATACAGCACTGCATTGACCTTGACCGAGACGTTGTCGCGGGTGATCACGTCTTGCGGCGGTATGTCGAGCACCACGGTCCGCAGATCGACACGAACCATTTGTTGAACCGCCGGAATCAGCAGGATCAGACCCGGGCCCTTGACCTGCCAGAAGCGTCCGAGCTGGAACACCACGCCGCGTTCGTATTCGCGCAGAATGCGGAAAGTCGACCCCGCCAGTGCAATCAGCAATAACAGCAGCGCGGCAAAACCCAATTGCAGACCCATGACTATTCTCCACCCGGTGCCGCGTCAGTCGCGGCCACTTGCAGCAGTAGACCCTTGCGTGCCACCACCCGGACCTGTTGTCCCGGTTTAAGCGGTGTGGCACTCATGACTTGCCATTGTTCGCCTTGCAGGTGCACCCAGCCGACATAAGCATTGCCAGCCTGCAACGACGTTATCGGCGTCACGCTGCCCAGCAATTCGGCGTCGCCGCTGAAGTTGCGGCGCGGTCGGGTTTTCAAGGCGCGAATCAGCAGGAAAATCAACAGAAGCCCACTGATCAGCCCCAGGCCGATGATCAACGGAACAGGCACTTCGGCATTGGTCAGAATCACCGCGCCGATCACAAACATCACAATGCCGCCCAA includes these proteins:
- a CDS encoding sulfotransferase family protein, with the protein product MERLNLKGWLPIRVWQEAGAWQVDWCWFGDSRLHQPFFRDAVEDALRLPFNQAFRRKTALSTLADWRACSPGLTPSAFIFHASRCGSTLISQMLARLDNHIVISEPPPLDVLLRSDLPAVERRAAIKGLLSAYGQCRRGVEQRLVIKLDAWNIGELPLLRECFPETPWLFLYRDPLEIAVSHLRRPGVHMVPGMIGASVLDDELAFSGREDYIARRLARLLASGLAQCQAFGGRAVNYSELPQAMAGRLATFFALDIEQRRQVFAAAGQHAKQPSQVFVDDSEGKHREASALLRERVERWAREPYEALEKDRLRILTTNPPSP
- a CDS encoding slipin family protein, which encodes MGLQLGFAALLLLLIALAGSTFRILREYERGVVFQLGRFWQVKGPGLILLIPAVQQMVRVDLRTVVLDIPPQDVITRDNVSVKVNAVLYFRVLDPQKAIIQVEDFLMATSQLAQTTLRAVLGKHELDELLAERERLNVDVQQVLDAQTDAWGIKVATVEIKHVDLNESMIRAIAKQAEAERERRAKVIHAEGELQASEKLMQAAEMLGRQPGAMQLRYMQTLSAIAGDKSSTIVFPLPIELLKGMADLSSKS
- a CDS encoding NfeD family protein encodes the protein MNIRCWVIALLLALSGPVFAADTVVVLVPDPIGIWLITFGIVFMIAEAALPNFGVVGLGGIVMFVIGAVILTNAEVPVPLIIGLGLISGLLLIFLLIRALKTRPRRNFSGDAELLGSVTPITSLQAGNAYVGWVHLQGEQWQVMSATPLKPGQQVRVVARKGLLLQVAATDAAPGGE